In Arachis hypogaea cultivar Tifrunner chromosome 7, arahy.Tifrunner.gnm2.J5K5, whole genome shotgun sequence, the genomic window ACAgataccggcaagtgcatcggatcgcataagtaataccacggtgagtggatATCATTCCCATGAGGATTATTAATGGGTTGAACAAGCAAATTTCcgattaaaaattctaattagattAATAAAACCGTATTGATGATCGAAAAGGGCAAGAGAGTATCTTGCTGAGAGCCTTGAAAATCTTGAATGTTCAATGCTTGGATGCCACAGATAGTGAGCTTGAATGATGAATTGAGAGAAGACAGTGATGATGAGAGTCaagggctttggagatgcttatgCTCTTAAAAATTAATCTTGTTTATTTATCTTGAAGTTTACAAAAATTTTTCACAACAAAacctttagtaactgatttttaaTTCCTTGGCTCCCCAGTTTCTCAAGCATTAATTAGgcatcaattaattaatcaagagattaagcacaaaaattgattttagattcaaataaaatttgaaaGTAGTCCTTAGGTCAAATTATATGTCACGTGTTCAAGCTAGTTGATATGAAAATTAATGTCAGttcagaatttcacaaataattccgttgcaagtatagtccaaaccgacaaataactctcaatcaaagtttaattttggttgtcacaagttcaacccaataaaaataatcgaGAGTATTACTCCCGGATCGTCCTTACAAGAATGGGAAATTGTGTGTATCAAAGTTGGTCAAAGTTCCAGGGTTGAAAGACATAAGCAAGAATTTAAACTAGCAAAACTTAACATACAAGAAACttaaatgcaagaaattaaatccaagcaatcaaacactaTCTAAGCAATTAACAATCTAACAAGCCAATGTATGAAATTAAATTGATTCTAGaactaattaaactaactaaaagtaactaaaacaagaATTGAGCAAGTGAAATTTTGGAGTTTTCAAATAAGTTGCAAAAATAACTCTTAGCTAAGGTATATAAATTAAGATCACTATCCTTATCTaacaaccatatattgacaattatgaggaatcaAATTCATTAAGTCTACTTATATaattgaagtatgtcaaatggacataatcaatatcaactcccaagtcccaatctagctactaattaacttagtagaacattagtgtcaatgagtatcaaattggctaacaacgattcccaaatcatcaattcaataagacccaatgactcaaggtcactcaatttcttgaacctaggccaagagtatagaaatctactccatattTAGAGAAAActatttatcaaacacttggtgagtaAGAAAAGGGAACATCATGTAATTGAGAAaattaagcacaattaaatcTACCCACTACTAATTAGTAATGATCACAACTCAATTAACACATATAAATCATAAAAACTTTAATGCATTAACAGAAATTCAAAATTAACAAGATTCATAAACCAACAAACTAAGGGAAAGTAGCTCACAATGTTTCTAAGTGAAATTAAGTTAGAGAAACTACAATTAAAGCAACAAAAGAGAAATTCAACAAGATCCAAACTAGGAATTAAGACAAAATATAATCAAAATGCActaaaatcctagagagaagggagagtttCTCTTTTTAGAAATATAGGAACAAAAACTAGCTCAAAATTAAGTAAAATGTGTGTATGCTTGTTTGTGTTTCAATTCTCAGAATTGAGTTGATTTGGGCCCAAGAAAGGTCCAAAAATCGTTGGCATGTACAATTCTAAGAAAATCACGCGcttcatgtcatgcgtacgcgcaaGTTGGGCTttgcgtgggtcatgcgtacacGCGAACGCTGGATCCTCAAAACTTCAAGTCTTCATTTCCTTCAGCTTTTGCATGCTTCCATTCCATCTTCCAAGCCATTCTTACCCCCATagatcctgaaatcactcaacaaacatatcacatcattgaatggtaatagaagagaattaaaatttaacatctttgaggcctagaaagcatgtttttactcttaagcataaATTAGGAAGAATTCTTAAatccatgctattttagtgaataaatgcaagaaaatttgataaaattcaccgaattcaacacaagataaaccataaaattgtggtttatcaacctctccacacttaaacatagcatgtcttcatgctaaatATTAGGAGACCAAAAATGATAAAGGAAATAGTAAGACTTATggaatgcaacctatctacatgaatgcgaCTAATGTACCTAATGCAAAATGCTTCTATTCACTtggttataaataaataaatctctaaGAACATATGTAAGCACGTAGGGCTAAAATAGTATGATGATCAACAAACTTCCACTAATTCGGGTTTTAAAACAAAATGTGAACAAACTTGCAAGATGAAAGCTTATAAAAGCAAAAAATATAGAATTGAACAATCGTACCCTCATTGGAAGTGTTtgaactctaatctctctagtgtttaAAGGTTGATtatctcaattctcttctaatcttgCTTCCAAGACTtgttcttctaccaatcaacaagtatttaatgcatgcatacaaatatcaagaggtctttaCAAAGATTATAATGGGGCTAGGTtcaaggtaagattgtatttggtcaagtggactaaaatttgaatccttgattaacctaaacttcccacctaacctaagagaaaCTATTTAACTATAATCAAAGTCTAACCACCCATTATTCCTCTTTTTCTACACATTCATGCATTCTTTTAATTTATGTCACATATACATTATTCTTATTACTTTACCATATGGTTAacctttgtcccctttttattacttttctttctttttcttttctttttctttttttaacacATGCTTAAAAGGTTAATGAATATGGTTTTTCATTTGATGTacgaatatgtacccaatttctaaagttttcaacaagaaaagaaaaatacccAATtctcccaaccaatgttcccaaattcaattttcccatacttaaatcaTGTACACTTCTCACtagcttaagctaatcaaagatccaattttCCCAACTCTCTCTTGAGCATGTTGAGTTGATTCATGAGTACATAGGGAAAAAATTTACAGTGAGAGGGGAGAAACTAAAGCAATATGTTCAACCTCCTCCTTAGTATCCTTTAGTTATCTTttattcttcatattttatttgttttatttctaTATCTCAtacttttccttgtttttaaCTGTATTTGAGTCATGCATTTTGATTAAAATAGGAACAAGGACGTTCGGAACGGGGCTCGGAGCTTTAAAGAGGTGAAACTGGATTCAAGCGGTTGGGTGCTAAATGCCAAGACCAGGGCACACGCACAAGGGAGAATCTCCTCTAGACGCCTGGCATTTAGCATCGGCTCTGGGCATCTAGTGCCAGGGGTGTTAAATTGGTGCAAAATGATCCTGGAGGGTTGGCGTTTGGCGCAACCCTTGCCGTTTAGCGCCAGGACTGAGAAAAAAAGGGGTTGGGCAATAAATGCCAGGGTTTCAGTGTTTGGCGCCAAGGATGCAAAAAATGTGAATTTGACTCGGGAGGGTGGCGCTAAATGCCCACATCCCAACGTTTAGCACCGAGTACGCTAACCCCACTCCCCCTTTCATTTTTGAATTCAAACCCTCAACCAACACCTTTGATTCCCTCCCCCTTTCTTTGTTTCCCCaaactttttcgttaaaaatcatttttcatccattcttcaaacggcgtaaacttcacggacccaattttcatttaagacaaGTTTAGAAAAGTTTGGGGGTCcggaagccgagttatggctcgccgaagtttggtcaaaaattagtttttttgaaCAAAtctcaaacctctatttttaccaatTTCTTTTACCGAAATCAAATTTTTACCACTCAAAATGACAACAACCACATCCAACATAGCTCGTATCCTATCACAACCATCCATACCTCAATTTACTCATCTTTATCCCAGAAATTCtcaattatacaaaaaaatattctcaatTTATCAATATTCATATACCCTTATTCATTATTCTCATTCATCACCATCAAATCATTATTCATCAACCTATTTCTCCAACCATAATCACATTCACATCATGATTCATTAATCTAATCAAACACCATCAATTCTACATATATTATCAACTAAATCACTAAACATGCTACAAACtcataattcaacttatcctaggtcgtttagcctaaattttcacaagacattatatattatatacgagaaaccaaaatcatactttggccgatttcTTCCTAAGCCCAAAGACACCTCAAATTGACACAGAACTCATCCTCCAAGGTTCTCAACCATCAAGATTCTAGCATCCAAAGCTCCACCAAGCTTCCAATCTTCTCAATTGTATTTCAATTTCACATATACACTTTCTAATACATATTATTTCATCCATATATAAAATTTCAATACTCAACCACAAATAATGAAGGAATTCACTAGGGTTTGAGAATCCTTACCTTATACGTGCCTTAATCGAACAAAACCTGCTAATTCCTCAATCTAATTTGACCTTAAAAcattaaactaactaaaaatctaaacacccaaaacattgaatttttgaaattggggAAGAGGGAACTGAGAGTGACATTTAGACTTCCTTACCAAATTGGTTATCGAACTTTGTAAtgctcgacgcggtgaacgcgtggccgcaaacgatgcggcaatcggagctcggaGTTGAGAGTTAGGTTGATTTGAATTCAATTCAAgggttttgtgttttcttttgttcttcccACCTCATTACCAAGTTCCAGCGTGAAATGAGAATGAAGAAGGGAAAGGATGCTAAGTTCACTAAGTGGGTTGGATTGGGTTAGGCTAGTTCGACCTATTCGGCCCATTcgacccaatcttgggccaaaacttttaaaattagtgtcaaaattcatgttttaattaattttacctcaataaactataaaatttaattttctaatttttttattaataattaatttattggctaattattcgTTAATTATGCGAGGTTTATATCCTACCCACCTAAAtaagaattttgcccacaaaattcaaatttagttACCTGAGAACAAGTGTGGATAGTCCTTCCACATTTCAGATTCAAGTTTCCACATGTGTTCTTCGATTCTAGCCTGACTCTGAGCAAATTTAaccaatgaaacctcttttctgCATAATCATTTGATACTGGTGTCATCAATTCTAACCGGAATTACTTGAAGTGTCAAAGATTCTTTCACTTGAACTGATTCAGGTTTCAGGACATGATTGAAATCAGGAGTAAACTTTTGAATCCGTGACATGTGAAACATGTCATGCAAGTTCGAAAGATGCAAGGGAAAGGTTATTCGGTAAGCTACCGGCCCAATTCTCTTCAGAATATGAAACGGACCCATATAACGAGGGTTTAGATTCTTTGTTTTGATCGCTCTACCCACTCTGGTTGTTGATGTGACCTTTAGGAACACATGCTCCCCTTCCTTAAACTTTAAAGGCTtttgcctctgatcggcgtaGCTTTTTCGGGTGGCTTTGAGCAATAAGCATTATATTTCAGACTTTCTTGATCTATTTGGTGATTTCAGCTACCAACTAGGCCCTAACAAGCTTGTTTCCCCAGCTTCATACCAGCATAGTAGATATTGGCACTTTCTCCCAAATAGAGCATCAAACAAAGCCATTCCGATATTCTCATGGTAGTTGTTAttatatgcaaactccactagcaGCATATACCGATTCCAACTCCTCGGCTGGTCCAAAACATAAgccctcaacatatcctctagggtTTGGATTCTCCTCACTGATTGgccatcggtttgaggatggtaTGTCGTACTTAAGCTCAACTAAGTCCCAAACGCTCGTTGGAAAACTCCCCAGAATCTAGAAGTGAAACGTGGATCTTTGTCTGAAATTTTGGTGATAGGCACGCCATGCAACCTCACAATTTCCTTGATGTACAAACGTGCTAGCTCTTCTAAGGTACAattcatccgaatgggtaaaaagtaaGCCGATCCACAAACACCCAAACAGCGTCAGATCCAGCTCGAGTTCTTGGCAAACCTGACACAAAATCCATTCCGATGCTTTCCCACTTCTATTGCAGAATTTCTAAAGGTTGAAGGGTTACAGATGGTCTCTGATGTTCAATTTTGACTTTCTGAGAGGTTAGGCACTTAGATACATATGACGCCACATTAGCTTTCATTCATgaccaccaaaacatcgccttcaGATCATGGTAATTCTTAGTACTTCCCTGGTGAATAGAAAATTCGCTCCTACGTGCCTTCTTCAAGATATCTTGCCGTAAATTCCCAATATTCGGCACGCAAATCCTACCCTTGTACCTCCATATTCCATATCCGTCCCATGAAACTCTCGATCTCTTTCCTTTCTCAATTTCCAGCAACATCTTCTGCAACTCCTAATCGTCTTGTTGAGATTTTTAAGACATcagacttaaaatcacttgaaactTGCAATTGACTTAAACAGAGAGTTCCGGACACTTTTCTGACACCCAAGTTCAGATTCTCAAATGCCTTTCTTCTTCTAGAAGCATCATGCAAGAAGCACATAATGAATTTTGGCTCAAAGCGTCAGCCACAACATTAGCTTTTCTTGGGTGGTAGTTTAACTCGAAATGATAATCTTTTAGCAGCTCCATCCACCACCTCTGATGCATATTCGGTTATTTTTTATCGAAAATATACTTTAAACTCTTGTGGTCTGAGAAGACTTGAAACTTGACACCATATAGATAATGTCTCTAGAATTTTAAAGCAATCACAACCGCATCCAATTTAAGATCGTGAGTCGGATAATTCATTTCGTATGGTTTCAACTGCTATGACGCGTATGCCACGATATTACGGTGCTGCATCAGCACACACCCCAAACCCTTCAATGATGCATCACAGTATACCTCAAAAGGTTTGTTTGGCTCAGGCAACACTAACACAGGTATAGTAGTCagtttttaatttaatgattGAAAACATTCCTCGCATTCAGAGGTCCAAATAAATGGCACATCCTTCCTATTTAGCTTAGTCAAATGCAAAGCAAGCTGTGAGAAACCTTTGATAAATCTCCAATAATAACCTACTAAACCTAAGAAACTTTTAATTTTTGTCACAAAAGTTGGTCTCCCCCAGTCCTTACCACCTCAACTTTAGCAGAAACCACCACAATTCCTTGTTGACTCACCACATGACCAAGAAACTTCACCTTATTCTTCCAGAATTTGCATTTATATAGCCTGGCGTACAATTTTCTTTCCTTCAGAACCTGTAGCACAATCTGCAAGGgatttgcatgtttttctttggTCCTGGAATAGATGaatatgtcatcaatgaagatgaCAATGAAAATGTAGTCCATAAACACCGCCGGGGCATTGGTTAAACTAAAAGATATTACAGTATTTTCATAGTGGCTGTAACGAGTTATGAAAGAAGTCTTTGAAATGTCTTCGTCTCTCactcttatctggtgataaccagaTCTAAGGTCAATCTTAGAAAATAATCCAGGACCTTGCAATTGGTCCATCAGCTCGTCGATTCTTGGTAACGGATTTTTATTCTTCACAGTGACTTTGTTCAATTGCCGGTAGTCTACACACAGACGCATACTCCTACCTTtcaagagagagaagctctctattctctctagaattaggttagatctagattaggatttcttagatctggGTTtagttcatgctttgatttacttttcctttacaattttttGTTCctctacctttcctctctctagtttagcatttgattcttgtaattgtttaattttatgttgATGAAATCTTGTTCCTCTTatttcccttttaatgcaattcatgttttgagttcttttattgttgatttgctttattgttgttaattccttgcaattggtagtgtaGATATACTTTTCTTCCAAtttgattttactttccttttatgccttccaagtgtttgataaaatgcttggaaggatgctagaatagatttttctcctcttggccttggttgagtaattggagactcttgaattatctaaTGCTTTTGTTGATTaacaattagaagttgctaattgatttaaattccactaaagctagtctttccttaggagttgactaggacttgaggaatcaaattgattatttcCACTCGACTTTCCTTCATCATTAGAgattaactaagtggagcaatagataattcttgtcacaattgatgaagataatgaggataggacttctaattctcataccttgccaagagcttttctagttgttagtttacttcttttgctatttatatttcttgtttctTTATTCAAAAACCCTAAAttatacttcataaccaataacaagaacacttccctgcaattcctttgagagatgacccaaagtttgaatacttcgtttatttttataggggtgttacttgtgacaaccaatttttttatgagaggattctttgttggtttagaaactatacttgcaacgagatttcatttgtgaaattctttaccaatcATAAATttcttcatcaaaatggcgccgtcgccagggaattgcaaacgtgtaccttgttattggttattgtatatatgtgaatattgtgaatagcttggtttttggattgcttgttttAAAACTTTGTTTCattgtttcttgttagcttttgtttttattttctcttttcattatgaactctcactttggctatgagtttggttctaactatgttgtaggagatgagAGTTACAATGaagacatgcatcaaggatggaacaatcaatgGTGGGAAGAGCTATAtgtatatgatcaatcctcatggcaacaacctccaccattaGACTATGAACAaaagccattctatgatgcataccaatcaaatggctatggtgaatctccttgtgagtatcaagaaccaccatcatatatctatgagccatatccttgacatagccctcaaccatgctcacaagcccctttccaccaaacacctccatatgaccctaatgcatatccatcataccaaccacTTTTTGagtcatatgaaccatatatggaaccaccacgatatcaacacttccaagaaccaccacttccatactattaccaagatgaaccacttCCAATGTACACAAATCTTCAACCACAATATGACTTTtaccttccaccacaaccctccatggaagaatatccatgtccatcaatccaagagtaatatgatcctacttatgttaaCAATTTGgaacaagagccaatggatcgTCTCAAAGAAACAATGGACCGGCTTCAAGTAACCATCCATCAAAAGATAGACTCATGGGACAAGCAAAACATTTGCAAGGATGAGCCACCATGGAATATggtgtgcaacaagtggaaaaattGGAAAGTGTTGAACCGCCACATAcctatcaagaagaaccactgACGGAGGCAAAAATTgaccgattaagaatttaatggaataaatacgttgcgagtacagttcttaaccagtgaaaatccgcttatcaatttagaagggttgtcacaaaattagaataaaaatattgggagtatgaatcccaggtcgtctcccaacgagttgacaaaagagtgcagcttattgataagaggttttccaagaaattttgagtttgagaaacagaaaaataaataagaaaatttatgaTAAAGATCTTGACCGGgataagattaattggaagttctatccttgttggatttttctcaagatcaattgataattggtagttgtttccacttagttatcctttactgaataaaggaaggtcaagtaagttggaagtcaacttctattcacaagttctaatcctctcccttgggaaggattagcgttagtgactagagattcaaccaataataaacccaattacaatttaactcttgagtattccaactcaaggttctccttttaatcaactccgaatcaagttgggaaactactctattatcataaatgtagacttcataaaattaaaagggaaaataaataaagacatgataaacaataataaaaaagatcaattaaaaataaaaatagttcttgtattaataaactctaaaaataatccaattgtaactctgggcaaattaaggatatgaaagagtaagtgaaaagtaagaaaacaaactagaatgatgaagtcttggcggaggtaaaaactcttctcaatatccaaatccaaaagcaaaatgaaaaattttaagaattatgAATGTGTAGTGTGAAAACCTAGAGGAGTGAAATcatatctaaaaactaaaaactatcctCATGAGAATCTCctcgagtctctgcatgttccctggctttagtctgtgttttttgggccgaaaactaggtcaaaacgcggcccaaaatcacTCCCAGTgtgttctgttaattctgcagatcgcgcatgtcacgcgtacgcgtcgtccacgcgtgcgcgtcattcagcgtttttctcgccacgcgtacgcgtcgtccacgtgttcacgtcattcgtgcagattccaatccacgcgtttgcatCAGGCACGCAAACGTGTCACTGCGATTTTCTCATTTCGCGCGGtccgtgagccatgcgtccgcgtcggtgttcgttggtcatctccttgatttcttgtgttccttccatttttgcaagcttcctcttcattctctaagccattcctgccctatgaaacctgaaacacttaacacatggatcacggcatcgaatggtataaaagagaattaaaatacacaataaaaatatctttaggaAGTAAGTTTACAACCATAGAACaactttgggaaggaattgtaatatcatgctaatcatatgaataagtgggtaaagacttgataaaaccacttaattaaacacaatataaatcataaaataatagtttatcaacctccccacacttaaacattagcatgtcctcatgctttgttcaaggagataaaataaatgagtagggaaaatgtaagactcatgcaatgcaatacaaCCATATATATggatgcaactatatgattttgtctacttggttaaaaacaaataagttctttaagacagacataaatcaaattccactaattcaaactaTACAGTAAAAACatgtaaatttgtaagaagacagctcataaaagcagggaacatagaatcaagcattgaaccctcactaatggtgtatgtgcactctaatctctctagtgtatagggtaatcactctatccttctctaatattgctttctaaattttgttcttctcctaaccaatcaacaatattcaatgtactaatgcaaacatcatgaggtctttttaaggttgtaatggggctaaggtaagggtaagggtatatatataaggctaagtgagctaaaatatgaatctttgactaacctaagctctcacctagtatacatacactctatataattctaaaaatcacacctagctacccataatttctcaCTTTGCATTACATATtcatgtatcaaattttcttttaatttttatcacatatgcatagATCTTtaattaaacttagcattggggtaattttgtccccttatttatttatatatgtattgaatatttttggattttttttctggaaagataaaataacatatcaatgcatatggattttttttctattttacatgagtaggtacccaaattcccattattttatcatgacacatttccTTATTAACCCTTGTTTCCACAGTTTTCCCATGCTTAATTAACacataatttctatcttaagctgacCAAAGATTCtatttgggataattaatttgtttttctgcttaaagctagtgatgtggtaaaatatagaacaattggaattaaaaagctcaaagtagctaacaaaggtaatttaaaggttaggcttatttgggataagtgagctaaacaaataatggcctcaatcatatgcatgcatataacacattaaacattggacatataggatgaaacaaaatataaattacaatcatagagaagtaaacacacaagaataaaatgtttatggttaaaaagtgtaaccatataattaagctcaaaatctcacgggttgtgtgttctttagctcaaaaaccatgttccaattacaacttcaaacaaatttaacacaaaaagttttgatttaaattagtgaaaattttcaagaatagggtcttgaaaagaaactcattatatttcaaccaaatagaatatgcatgcaaataacctattaTTAAACAATCTATCCTATCCTAATCAAaggaaaaataactaaatatcctaCTTTATTGATGTTAGGGAAGAgaagttacctccggaagtcgggtactaaccgacctccccaaacttaaggctttgcaccgtccttggtgccatctatcaggaacaaagggggctggtagcagtatctccacagtcgggaccgtcatggctccctgtgctggtaaatgaagtggagtccggagtgtcagGGTCTTTGTCAGGTCTGTGGTTTCCTGttagtagctccttgaggtaagTGAATCGGCActggttacggcgctctcttagcttcgctttctgttcttgtcggtccaacctctccagtatctgatggagcagctgATTTGTTAAAGGTGCTTGTGGAGTGGAAGGAGAAATGTCTTTAGCCTGTTCTGCAGGTTggctagtagtggctgctggaggtctgatatattttccattagggacgtactgatcactCCGTAGAAGTATGGCTCTGGTGTCCCCAGTcctgtaggagactccagctgctgagacgagatctgagaccaaggtatgaaaaggtaagttgcccgcaatttgtacgtatCCCATgacattccggatgtgtcttggtaggtttagaGGCTAGTCTGTAATGATACACCAAAGTAAAACAGCcatatctgcagtgaaggaggacccatgagtgctcagaaagatatTATGGGACATAATCTGCGCCCATACTCGAACTTCTAAGGTAAGTACGGAAGCCGATATCCTCTTAGGTCGGGAGCGATGGTATCCataaatccatctgctgccaggttgtgcgataactctaaGA contains:
- the LOC112701581 gene encoding uncharacterized protein, whose product is MRISEWLCLMLYLGESANIYYAATRKSYADQRQKPLKFKEGEHVFLKVTSTTRVGRAIKTKNLNPRYMGPFHILKRIGPVAYRITFPLHLSNLHDMFHMSRIQKFTPDFNHVLKPESVQVKESLTLQSQARIEEHMWKLESEMWKDYPHLFSGSMGVRMAWKMEWKHAKAEGNEDLKF